The window ACCAGTCGTGGGACCCCTGCGGCTGGATCGTCGGCGACACGTACTACGCCGTTTTCGGCGGCGGCAAGAACACCGTCTGGAAGAGCCCGGACCTCAAGAGCTGGACCAAGTGCGGGCCGCTGCTGGCCAAGGCGTATCCCGGCATCGACATCCACGAGGACATCTCGTGCCCGGACTTTTTCCCCATGGGCGACAAGTGGGTCATGGTCTGCATCAGCCACCGCCTCGGCACGCGGTATTACGTGGGTCACTGGGAAAACGACCAGCTCGTGCCCGAGTACCACGAGATGATGTCCTACAGCGACAACGAATTCTTCGCCCCCGAAAGCCACACCGACGACAAAGGGCGGCGCATCCTGATCTCGTGGATCTTCGACGGCCGCAACGATATCGTCCGCAACTTCTCCGGTTGGAGCGGCACGATGTCGCTGCCGCGGGTGATGAAACTCGGCGGCGATAACCGCATGCTCATGACGCCCATCGACGAGGTCAAGACGCTGCGGTACAACGGCAAAACCCTCGCCAACGTCGCCGTCGCCGCCGACGGCGAAACCGTAATCCCCTTCGACGCCGTCACCGATAACGTGCTGGAGATCGAGGTCGAACTCGACGCCCAGGGCGCGGCGGAGTTCGGCGTGAAAGTCTGCTGCTGCCCCGAAGGCAAATGGGAAACCAAGATCGGCTACGAGAGCGGCGAAGGCCGGTTGGGCATCGACACGAGCAGGACCGGACCCTCCCAGCGACGCGGGCACAACCCCGTCGGCAGCGAACGCAAGAGCGTCGAGTCCAACATCATGAAGCTCGCCGCCGGCGAGACGCTCAAGCTGCGGATCTTTGTCGACCGCTCGCTGGTCGAAGTCTTCGCAAACGACGGCCGACAGGCGCTGTCGCGAGCGGTGTATCCCGAGAAATGCTCGACAGGCATCAAGCTCTACGCCAAGGGCGGAGCGGCCAAGGCCAAGAGCGTCAGCGTCTGGGACCTGATGCCCACGAACCCGTACTGATCAAAGAGGGGAACCTGGAGCCGGAAACCGGGTGCCATGGCGGCCGTTTCTCAGCCGCCATGCCAGCCCGAAAACTGCATGAACCGCAGAGATCGCAGAGTACGCAGAGAAGCAAATGGCTAAAAACAAGGACCATCTAACGTCGCCGTCGGCGTTGATCCGGAAAAACAGACTGTCCATGCGGCCCGCTTCCGTAGGTTTCTGTAAGTCTC is drawn from Planctomycetaceae bacterium and contains these coding sequences:
- a CDS encoding glycoside hydrolase family 32 protein, yielding MSQTFRADMQIISDEELHTARHVRQKLLRDPYRPTYHFVCPEGLAMPFDPNGNVFWRGRHHMGYIYQERGAHFWGHVSSTDLLHWRHHQPCLFPTLDSPETGIFSGNAYLDKDGKRVLMMYHGCGAGNSMAWSDDKDIEVWHKMPGNPIVPNPPEPDKVDYQSWDPCGWIVGDTYYAVFGGGKNTVWKSPDLKSWTKCGPLLAKAYPGIDIHEDISCPDFFPMGDKWVMVCISHRLGTRYYVGHWENDQLVPEYHEMMSYSDNEFFAPESHTDDKGRRILISWIFDGRNDIVRNFSGWSGTMSLPRVMKLGGDNRMLMTPIDEVKTLRYNGKTLANVAVAADGETVIPFDAVTDNVLEIEVELDAQGAAEFGVKVCCCPEGKWETKIGYESGEGRLGIDTSRTGPSQRRGHNPVGSERKSVESNIMKLAAGETLKLRIFVDRSLVEVFANDGRQALSRAVYPEKCSTGIKLYAKGGAAKAKSVSVWDLMPTNPY